From Deinococcus sp. Marseille-Q6407, one genomic window encodes:
- the murC gene encoding UDP-N-acetylmuramate--L-alanine ligase: protein MTKLFTAEHPSPKETHIHLMGIGGIGVSAFARLLKARGYHVSGCDAQASDLTRQLEAEGIAVQLGHDPSHLHPRGGVPAASVLVASEAVPKSHPEVKAALDAGVSVLPRMELLAQLLSASPSIGVIGTHGKTTTSSMIAVALTGAGLDPAAFVGGIVPEFGANARAGHGPFVAEVDESDRNFARLSCETAVFTNAEDDHVGGNQATYWETAEEQHAGFAQFVSQAKQVLYYADWHGLEGRSLEHLVTGCPARFSYGVSKGCTYRAEDLRPDPDGTSFTVTCRGEVLGEARVSLPGHHNAMNALAALAVTHLYGGDFAAAAQALAAFKGPGRRWQHIGEVHGAQVVDDYAHNPTKLHAAVEAAQQTGRRVRVVFQPHRYLRTRQSWPRLADALMDADEVMVLDIAAAGEQPIEGVHSQLIVDRMNEHGHHDVRYWPERSELIEHLRDTAGAGDIIVTMGAGDVWQLARDLVKAGENPRPPLGEVQ from the coding sequence ATGACCAAACTGTTTACTGCTGAACATCCCTCCCCCAAGGAGACACATATCCATCTGATGGGCATCGGCGGCATCGGCGTGAGCGCCTTTGCCCGGCTGCTCAAGGCCCGTGGCTACCACGTTTCCGGCTGTGACGCCCAGGCCTCGGACCTGACCCGGCAACTGGAAGCCGAGGGCATCGCCGTGCAGCTTGGGCATGATCCTTCGCACCTGCACCCACGCGGCGGCGTGCCGGCCGCCAGTGTGCTGGTCGCTTCCGAAGCGGTGCCCAAGTCGCACCCTGAAGTCAAGGCGGCGCTAGACGCCGGCGTCAGCGTGCTGCCGCGGATGGAGCTGCTGGCTCAGCTACTGAGCGCGTCGCCCTCTATCGGAGTGATCGGCACCCACGGCAAAACCACCACCAGTTCGATGATCGCGGTGGCCCTGACCGGCGCAGGGCTGGACCCGGCGGCTTTCGTGGGCGGTATCGTGCCCGAGTTCGGCGCTAATGCGCGGGCAGGCCACGGCCCGTTTGTGGCCGAAGTGGACGAATCCGACCGCAACTTTGCGCGGCTGAGCTGCGAAACGGCCGTCTTTACCAACGCCGAGGATGACCATGTGGGCGGCAATCAGGCCACCTACTGGGAAACGGCGGAAGAACAGCATGCCGGCTTCGCGCAGTTCGTATCGCAGGCCAAGCAGGTGCTGTACTACGCCGACTGGCACGGGCTGGAAGGCCGCAGCCTGGAACATCTGGTCACCGGCTGCCCGGCGCGGTTTTCTTACGGCGTGTCCAAGGGCTGCACCTACCGTGCCGAGGACCTGCGCCCCGATCCGGACGGCACCAGTTTCACGGTGACCTGCCGCGGCGAGGTGCTGGGCGAGGCCCGGGTCAGCCTGCCGGGACACCACAATGCCATGAATGCGCTGGCTGCGCTGGCCGTGACCCACCTGTACGGCGGCGATTTTGCAGCGGCCGCTCAGGCACTGGCCGCCTTCAAGGGTCCGGGCCGCCGCTGGCAGCACATCGGCGAAGTGCACGGCGCGCAGGTGGTGGATGACTACGCGCACAATCCCACCAAACTGCACGCCGCCGTCGAGGCCGCGCAGCAAACCGGCCGGCGGGTGCGGGTGGTGTTTCAGCCGCACCGCTACCTGCGGACCCGGCAGTCCTGGCCGCGCCTGGCCGACGCCCTGATGGACGCCGACGAGGTGATGGTGCTGGACATCGCCGCAGCTGGCGAGCAGCCTATCGAAGGCGTGCACTCTCAGCTGATCGTGGACCGGATGAACGAGCATGGTCACCACGACGTGCGCTACTGGCCTGAACGCAGCGAGCTGATCGAACACCTGCGGGACACGGCCGGCGCCGGCGACATCATCGTGACGATGGGCGCCGGAGATGTCTGGCAGCTGGCGCGGGATCTGGTCAAGGCCGGCGAAAACCCTCGGCCCCCGCTGGGAGAAGTTCAGTGA
- the murG gene encoding undecaprenyldiphospho-muramoylpentapeptide beta-N-acetylglucosaminyltransferase translates to MGSFVMATGGTGGHIYPAVATAQELIRRGHHAALLGQRGGMEQGAAERGGLEFFGVDAGKLARSGQGRPDPRELLKAAGGVVQARRWLAQRRPDAVVGYGGFASLPGVLAAQSLGIPTVLHEQNAHLGLTQRLAAGRARAVGTAYDEVIGLPAGKGTLVGMPVRETRLERPGAFARLQEAGLALDPQRLTLLVMGGSQGSLALNEGVPPVLREVLAGGQLHGEPVQVLHSTGPRWESGVKAAVADLPWYHVAGFVDAPAAWSVADLGITRAGTGTLAEAAFYAVPLIMVPLPESAENHQFHNAQAVERAGAGRLVPQDALTRDLGKRVLECGLSGTRSEMRGAAQQRSPQGAAARLADLIERL, encoded by the coding sequence ATGGGAAGTTTCGTGATGGCGACCGGAGGCACCGGCGGGCATATCTATCCGGCGGTGGCCACCGCTCAGGAACTGATTCGGCGCGGGCACCACGCGGCGCTGCTGGGCCAGCGCGGCGGGATGGAGCAGGGCGCGGCCGAGCGGGGTGGGCTGGAATTTTTCGGGGTGGACGCCGGCAAACTGGCCCGCAGCGGTCAGGGCCGCCCCGACCCGCGCGAACTGCTGAAAGCGGCCGGCGGGGTGGTGCAGGCCCGGCGCTGGCTGGCGCAGCGGCGCCCCGACGCCGTGGTGGGCTACGGCGGCTTTGCCAGCCTGCCAGGGGTGCTGGCCGCGCAGAGCCTGGGGATTCCCACGGTGCTGCACGAACAGAACGCCCACCTGGGCCTGACGCAGCGGCTGGCCGCCGGCCGCGCCCGCGCCGTGGGCACCGCTTACGATGAGGTGATCGGGCTGCCGGCCGGCAAAGGCACCCTGGTGGGCATGCCGGTCCGGGAAACCCGGCTGGAACGCCCCGGAGCGTTCGCACGCCTGCAAGAAGCCGGGCTGGCACTGGACCCGCAGCGCCTGACCCTGCTGGTGATGGGCGGCTCGCAGGGGTCGCTGGCGCTGAACGAGGGTGTGCCCCCGGTGCTGCGGGAGGTGCTGGCCGGCGGGCAGCTGCACGGCGAGCCGGTGCAGGTGCTGCACTCCACCGGGCCGCGCTGGGAAAGCGGCGTGAAGGCCGCCGTGGCCGACCTGCCCTGGTATCACGTGGCCGGCTTCGTGGACGCCCCGGCCGCCTGGAGCGTGGCCGACCTGGGCATCACCCGCGCCGGCACCGGCACCCTGGCTGAAGCTGCCTTTTACGCGGTGCCGCTGATCATGGTGCCGCTGCCCGAATCGGCCGAGAACCACCAGTTTCATAACGCGCAGGCGGTGGAACGGGCCGGTGCCGGCCGCCTGGTCCCGCAGGATGCCCTCACCCGTGACCTGGGAAAGCGGGTGCTAGAGTGTGGTCTGTCAGGCACGCGCAGCGAGATGCGGGGGGCCGCACAGCAGCGTTCGCCACAGGGCGCGGCGGCCCGGCTGGCCGATCTGATCGAACGACTCTGA